A section of the Citrus sinensis cultivar Valencia sweet orange chromosome 8, DVS_A1.0, whole genome shotgun sequence genome encodes:
- the LOC102624448 gene encoding uncharacterized protein LOC102624448 isoform X1: MANGTDSEEKFVVLSKIRVGLKREFEFALKVQSEICGSLGRTRARKVQSNVDSGCVLGPPEVKKLKTYESRKKRKRQEQSVVVKETEDKREEEVKSDVFDVINERERPIREKESKDDSENMGVGERGALMNVEEVKVVSERREEGNDEFGKVVIGVEEEKKNECDEVLMNVEENKYGELDGMGGSARTEEEKNECGEPVVGVEEERRNECNQVLTNVEENEHSEVDREKAENDLIGEVKNEFEEVVAVVEEEKKDESDRVAMDVEEVKCDEVGLGKEYEPGRVQMEMEEEKKNDIERELVENGVLESSMVGKHSSTLCNGESNVAKSVAVDGNDEGKTVNVVVERPLRRFTRSLLQQKVELAKGSLSKDGGKRSDVTEVANDGVGGPVKQETVMKPRKVMRKFYSKLKNFLESGILEGMSVMYIRGSKVKGPGVSGLRGVVKGSGISCFCDDCKGNQVVTPAVFELHAGSSNKRPPEYIYLENGKTLRDIMNVCKDSPLATLEKAVRMVLGSSSMKKANFCLNCRVSFSNAGVEELMLLCKSCVELKESQAGSAEIKEPLSHSSEMEPQPPSVELEESPAPSGELTDTSNRSPEPNSAQTSSHSKMKSSSVKSHGKITRKDLRMHKLVFEEGGLEDGAEVGYFVRGEVKFLVGYKKGFGILCTCCNSEVSPSQFEAHAGWASRRKPFQHIYTSNGVSLHELSIKLSLERPFSSKENDDLCGICMDGGDLLCCDSCPRAFHIDCVSLPGIPSGTWHCRYCMNTFQKEKFVEYNANARAAGRIEGVDPFAQMVSRCIRIVQTPDTELGGCVLCRGRDFCKSRFGRRTVILCDQCEREYHVGCLKDHGMEDLQELPKGKWLCCADCKRINLALQKLVDRGEEKLPETSLDVIKKKHEESGSDNAVDFDVRWRVLRGKKVDASDGTRALLSKAVSIFHDRFDPIIESASKLDLIPAMVYGRSHRGQDYHGMYCAILTVNQVVVSAGIFRIFGQELAELPLVATSNDCQGQGYFQSLFCCIEKLLGFLNVKTLVLPSASEAQAIWTNKFGFSMMTEEEQNKYRNDYPLMIFQGTSMLQKPVPKCRIVGKSVDG, translated from the exons ATGGCGAACGGAACGGATTCGGAGGAGAAGTTCGTGGTGTTATCGAAGATCCGGGTGGGTTTGAAACGTGAGTTTGAGTTTGCTTTGAAGGTTCAATCGGAGATCTGTGGGTCATTGGGTCGGACTCGGGCCAGGAAGGTCCAGAGTAATGTGGATTCGGGTTGTGTTCTGGGTCCACCAGAGGTTAAGAAATTGAAGACGTATGAGTCgaggaagaagaggaagagacaAGAACAGAGTGTTGTTGTTAAAGAGACGGAGGATAAGCGTGAAGAAGAGGTGAAAAGTGATGTTTTTGATGTAATTAATGAGAGGGAACGACCCATTCGTGAGAAAGAAAGTAAGGATGATTCTGAAAATATGGGTGTTGGTGAAAGAGGGGCTTTGATGAATGTGGAAGAGGTTAAGGTCGTCAGTGAGCGAAGAGAAGAGGGAAATGATGAATTTGGGAAAGTGGTTATTGGTGTGgaagaggagaagaagaatgaATGTGATGAGGTTTTGATGAATGtagaagaaaataagtatGGAGAATTGGATGGGATGGGTGGAAGTGCTCGAAcagaagaggaaaagaatgAATGTGGAGAACCGGTAGTTGGTGTGGAAGAGGAGAGGAGGAATGAGTGCAATCAGGTTTTGACGAATGTAGAGGAAAATGAACACTCTGAAGTTGACAGAGAAAAGGCTGAAAATGATCTAATAGGGGAGGTAAAGAATGAATTTGAAGAAGTGGTGGCTGTTGTGGAAGAGGAGAAGAAGGATGAATCCGATAGAGTTGCTATGGATGTGGAAGAAGTTAAGTGTGATGAGGTCGGTCTGGGCAAGGAGTACGAGCCTGGAAGGGTGCAAATGGAGATGGAGGAGGAGAAAAAGAATGACATTGAAAGGGAATTAGTGGAGAATGGGGTGCTTGAGAGCTCTATGGTGGGGAAACATTCAAGTACTTTGTGTAACGGAGAGTCTAATGTGGCTAAATCTGTTGCAGTTGATGGCAATGACGAAGGGAAGACAGTGAATGTGGTTGTTGAGAGGCCTTTGAGGAGGTTTACAAGATCATTGTTACAACAAAAAGTAGAGTTGGCAAAGGGTTCCTTGTCAAAAGATGGTGGGAAAAGGAGTGATGTAACTGAAGTTGCTAATGATGGTGTGGGTGGTCCAGTGAAGCAAGAAACAGTGATGAAGCCGAGGAAGGTCATGAGAAAGTTCTATTCGAAGTTAAAGAATTTTCTTGAGTCAGGTATACTCGAAGGAATGTCTGTGATGTACATTCGTGGCTCAAAG GTAAAAGGTCCTGGAGTTAGTGGTCTTCGAGGAGTGGTTAAGGGCTCTGGGATCTCTTGTTTTTGTGATGATTGTAAGGGAAATCAA GTTGTTACACCTGCTGTGTTTGAGCTGCATGCCGGTAGCTCAAATAAACGTCCTCCAGAATATATTTACTTGGAAAATGGGAAGACACTTCGTGACATTATGAATGTATGCAAAGACTCACCGTTGGCGACATTGGAGAAGGCTGTCAGGATGGTCCTCGGTTCTTCATCCATGAAGAAAGCTAACTTTTGTTTGAACTGCAGAG TTTCCTTTTCTAATGCTGGTGTCGAGGAGTTGATGCTTTTATGCAAGTCATGTGTAGAGTTGAAGGAGTCTCAAGCTGGCTCTGCCGAGATAAAGGAGCCTCTATCTCACTCTTCTGAGATGGAGCCTCAACCTCCCTCTGTTGAGTTGGAGGAGTCACCAGCTCCCTCTGGCGAATTGACTGATACTAGTAATAG ATCTCCAGAACCAAATTCAGCTCAAACATCATCTCACAGTAAGATGAAAAGTAGCTCAGTAAAAAGTCATGGGAAAATAACAAGAAA GGATCTGCGGATGCATAAGTTGGTCTTTGAGGAAGGTGGTTTGGAAGATGGAGCTGAAGTGGGATATTTTGTTCGTGGCGAGGTT AAATTTCTGGTAGGCTACAAAAAGGGATTTGGAATATTGTGCACCTGCTGCAACTCTGAG GTCAGCCCCTCACAGTTTGAAGCTCATGCTGGTTGGGCAAGTCGTCGTAAACC CTTTCAACATATCTACACATCCAATGGTGTATCTCTCCAtgaattatcaataaaattgtcCTTAGAAAGACCATTCTCTTCTAAAGAGAATGATGACCTTTGTGGCATTTGTATGGATGGAGGGGATCTACTATGTTGTGATTCATGTCCCAGGGCTTTTCATATAG ACTGTGTTTCTTTACCGGGGATCCCCAGCGGTACTTGGCACTGTAGATACTGCATGAATAcattccaaaaagaaaaatttgtggAGTATAATGCCAATGCCAGAGCAGCTGGAAGGATTGAAGGGGTTGATCCATTTGCACAGATGGTTAGTCGATGCATTCGGATTGTCCAAACCCCTGATACAGAATTAGGTGGATGTGTCTTATGCAG AGGACGTGATTTTTGCAAGTCAAGGTTTGGTCGTCGCACCGTTATACTTTGCGATCAG TGTGAGAGGGAGTATCATGTTGGCTGTCTAAAAGATCATGGAATGGAGGATCTTCAG GAGTTGCCGAAAGGAAAATGGCTCTGTTGTGCAGATtgcaaaagaattaatttggcTTTGCAGAAGTTGGTTGATCGGGGTGAAGAAAAGCTTCCCGAAACTTCTTTGGATGTTATAAAGAAGAAGCATGAAGAAAGTGGTTCAGATAATGCAGTCGATTTTGACGTCAGATGGAGGGTTTTGAGAGGGAAGAAAGTGGATGCTTCTGATGGCACTAGAGCGTTACTTTCAAAAGCAGTTTCTATCTTCCAT GATCGTTTTGATCCGATAATTGAAAGTGCATCTAAACTTGACCTCATTCCGGCAATGGTTTATGG GAGAAGCCATAGGGGCCAAGATTATCATGGGATGTATTGTGCCATATTGACAGTAAA CCAAGTGGTCGTGTCTGCCGgaatttttaggatttttgGGCAAGAACTGGCAGAGCTTCCTTTAGTTGCAACTAGTAATGATTGCCAAGGCCAG GGTTACTTCCAGAGCCTTTTCTGTTGTATTGAGAAGCTACTCGGCTTCTTAAACGTGAAGACACTGGTCCTTCCGTCAGCCAGTGAAGCGCAAGCAATTTGGACTAATAAATTTGGTTTCAGCATGATGACCGAGGAAGAG CAAAACAAGTACAGAAATGACTATCCCCTGATGATCTTCCAAGGAACATCAATGCTGCAGAAGCCGGTCCCAAAATGCCGGATTGTCGGTAAATCAGTGGATGGCTAA